One window from the genome of Hymenobacter sp. YIM 151858-1 encodes:
- the traM gene encoding conjugative transposon protein TraM, with product MEPLTPPTDSRSAAQQATEQPVPAAAPARRTPAEVLRANWMALAGLLLVLIIGGLLLWLKAAQRAAQQEREPVAAASANIEPEIPSVEAAPPAPAASPSAQIEAQRRAEQDAQSAPARATDQDVVDVFAVDTTGLALRKRRRAQAAAQAAGRRAEAARLAAADVDTIETTVQDPATGSYRAQTLVVPRRRLTAGGGSGRRAGTGSGRAGRSLVPARDVDGTPFETDPDVLAMLGSSPPETRAAYERMTGKRYRDPNQTAQLLATRMSAPGLDGFNTVKVGNASRMMAQGSQREQQLAPDVFFKCVINGEQKVRTGSVVILRLLEDAVISGVTFPKNMVFAGVATVGTNNVMLEVNRLGPTRVQADIYDFNYMPGIMIDPVKRVAREAGMAGNELQQQTTQEISTAIDRSASAANSVVGVGGRVAASVLSRPKTRTKLRDVLLPDGYPILITTAAAGQLGPEAAVR from the coding sequence ATGGAACCCCTCACTCCCCCAACCGATAGCCGTTCTGCGGCTCAGCAAGCAACGGAACAGCCCGTCCCGGCTGCTGCCCCTGCCAGGCGCACGCCCGCCGAGGTGCTACGCGCCAACTGGATGGCGCTGGCCGGCCTGCTGCTGGTGCTCATCATCGGCGGCCTGTTGCTGTGGCTGAAAGCCGCGCAACGGGCGGCCCAGCAGGAGCGCGAGCCGGTGGCGGCTGCCTCGGCCAACATCGAGCCCGAAATCCCCTCGGTGGAAGCGGCGCCGCCGGCACCGGCCGCCTCACCCTCCGCTCAGATTGAGGCCCAGCGCCGCGCCGAGCAGGACGCCCAGAGCGCCCCGGCCCGCGCCACTGACCAGGATGTCGTGGACGTGTTTGCCGTCGACACCACCGGCCTGGCCCTGCGCAAGCGCCGCCGCGCCCAGGCGGCCGCGCAGGCCGCCGGCCGCCGGGCCGAAGCGGCGCGGCTGGCCGCGGCCGACGTGGACACCATCGAAACCACCGTTCAGGACCCGGCAACCGGCTCCTACCGGGCCCAAACGCTGGTCGTACCCCGCCGGCGCCTGACGGCCGGGGGCGGCAGCGGCCGCCGCGCGGGCACGGGTTCCGGCCGGGCGGGCCGCAGCCTGGTCCCGGCCCGCGACGTGGACGGCACCCCGTTTGAAACCGACCCGGATGTGCTGGCCATGCTGGGCTCCTCGCCGCCGGAAACCCGCGCGGCGTACGAGCGCATGACCGGCAAGCGCTACCGCGACCCCAACCAGACCGCGCAGCTGCTGGCCACCCGCATGAGTGCCCCCGGCCTGGATGGCTTCAATACCGTGAAAGTGGGCAATGCCAGCCGGATGATGGCCCAGGGCAGCCAGCGCGAGCAGCAGCTGGCGCCGGACGTGTTTTTCAAGTGCGTTATCAACGGCGAGCAGAAGGTGCGTACCGGCTCGGTGGTTATCCTGCGCTTGCTGGAAGACGCCGTGATTTCCGGGGTAACCTTTCCCAAAAACATGGTCTTCGCCGGCGTGGCCACCGTGGGCACCAACAACGTGATGCTGGAAGTCAACCGCCTCGGCCCCACGCGGGTGCAGGCCGACATCTACGACTTCAACTACATGCCGGGCATCATGATTGACCCGGTGAAGCGCGTGGCCCGCGAAGCCGGCATGGCTGGCAACGAGTTGCAGCAGCAGACCACCCAGGAAATCAGCACGGCCATCGACCGCTCGGCCTCGGCCGCCAACTCCGTGGTAGGCGTGGGCGGCCGCGTGGCCGCCTCGGTGCTCTCGCGGCCCAAAACCCGCACCAAGCTGCGCGACGTGCTGCTGCCCGATGGCTACCCCATCCTGATTACCACGGCGGCAGCCGGTCAGCTCGGCCCGGAAGCGGCCGTGCGCTAA
- a CDS encoding conjugative transposon protein TraN, which produces MRLYTFPVLLGLFLQLLQTAPVAAQTTATTPTTALATSDNLLDVAVSDSSTTYLVFGGPVSLVDVGMAGNYLVKIEANAVFVRAKRKHAPPTPMLIRYGSKYWMGRLVYADRPVLQLYDFQKDGALRINGKSVSSTGAAPENELALDKEREKKAVVEGKLSQLRKAREEHQAVAVVDNDLVLSLANVRNDKDFTYLRFKVINKTNIDYNVDFTDFQLVENAQKKFLARKKNEARRPLAPSGGSPNQVITGRTTGYLTYAIPLYAATERGYLEVTLRELNGARVLVLPVPSRVINRASTI; this is translated from the coding sequence ATGCGACTCTACACCTTCCCCGTCTTGCTGGGGCTGTTTTTACAACTGCTGCAAACGGCGCCGGTTGCCGCGCAAACCACCGCCACTACCCCGACTACGGCCTTGGCTACTTCTGACAACCTGCTGGACGTGGCCGTGTCCGACTCCTCCACCACCTACCTGGTGTTCGGCGGGCCCGTGTCGCTGGTCGACGTGGGCATGGCCGGCAACTACCTGGTCAAGATTGAAGCCAACGCCGTGTTTGTGCGCGCCAAGCGCAAGCACGCCCCGCCCACGCCCATGCTCATTCGCTACGGCTCCAAGTACTGGATGGGCCGGCTTGTGTACGCGGACCGGCCGGTGCTGCAGCTCTACGACTTCCAGAAGGACGGCGCGCTGCGCATCAACGGCAAAAGTGTGTCGTCCACGGGGGCCGCGCCGGAAAACGAGCTGGCCCTGGACAAGGAGCGCGAAAAGAAAGCCGTCGTCGAGGGCAAACTCAGCCAGCTGCGCAAAGCCCGGGAAGAGCACCAAGCCGTGGCCGTGGTCGACAACGACTTGGTGCTCTCGCTGGCCAACGTGCGCAACGACAAGGACTTCACCTACCTGCGCTTCAAGGTCATCAACAAGACCAACATCGACTACAACGTGGATTTCACCGACTTCCAGCTGGTGGAAAATGCCCAGAAGAAGTTCCTGGCCCGCAAAAAGAACGAGGCCCGGCGCCCGCTGGCGCCCTCGGGTGGCAGCCCGAACCAGGTCATTACCGGCCGCACCACGGGCTACCTGACCTATGCCATTCCGTTGTACGCGGCTACCGAGCGCGGCTACCTGGAAGTAACCCTGCGCGAGCTTAACGGCGCCCGGGTGCTGGTGCTGCCCGTGCCCTCCCGCGTGATTAACCGCGCTTCCACCATCTAA
- a CDS encoding conjugal transfer protein TraK, protein MDSAKDLSTSFSTMRNLALGSVLALLLVALASGFLVYRAYENSGRRVYVVSQTGSVAALSAGNDAHTPYEARNLVRQFMQTMFGHDQYTFKANLDAALPLIEGRGGRRIYEGFTRGQVLQNYERYAARNVVTVDSVLVDMSKRPWSGSVYIKQRIFIGGQQKEPLPLAAKFNLVETNRSDANPYGLLITNFDYIPYSPQLTREEQELLQAQEADRQRRLQEAERGLAPAGTPAAPAAPATTPAPAAPAN, encoded by the coding sequence ATGGATTCCGCCAAAGACTTAAGTACCTCTTTTTCCACCATGCGCAACCTGGCGCTGGGCAGCGTGCTGGCCCTGCTGCTCGTGGCCCTGGCCTCGGGCTTCCTCGTGTACCGGGCCTACGAAAACAGCGGCCGGCGCGTGTACGTCGTCTCGCAAACCGGCTCGGTGGCGGCCCTCTCGGCCGGCAACGATGCCCACACGCCCTACGAGGCCCGCAACCTGGTGCGCCAGTTCATGCAAACCATGTTCGGCCACGACCAATACACCTTCAAGGCCAACCTGGACGCGGCCCTGCCCCTGATTGAAGGCCGCGGCGGCCGGCGCATCTACGAGGGCTTCACCCGCGGGCAGGTGCTGCAGAACTACGAGCGCTACGCCGCCCGCAACGTGGTGACCGTGGACAGCGTGCTGGTGGACATGAGCAAGCGTCCCTGGTCGGGCTCGGTCTACATCAAGCAGCGCATTTTCATCGGGGGCCAGCAAAAGGAGCCGTTACCGCTGGCGGCCAAGTTCAACCTGGTGGAAACCAACCGCTCCGATGCCAACCCCTACGGGCTGCTCATCACCAACTTCGATTACATCCCCTACAGCCCGCAGCTGACGCGGGAAGAGCAGGAATTGCTGCAGGCCCAGGAGGCCGACCGCCAGCGCCGCCTGCAGGAAGCCGAGCGCGGCCTGGCTCCGGCCGGCACGCCCGCCGCGCCGGCCGCTCCGGCTACCACACCCGCCCCAGCTGCCCCCGCTAACTAA
- a CDS encoding conjugal transfer protein TraG N-terminal domain-containing protein produces MSMLAMVAYGIDPGFLRACDQTLQVVLTACRFITPSLMGIALLYTIGRGFISGSGLAMDWGPIIKATWIFFLLFFYQTLVDTLGTGLAAFTAMFSTDKSAAEAIRDLTTPASVAAAARNDAMGIGDIVAGASSLMTSISQTLSSFTLSGILTRLFTATAVLIIRHIMQFIQQFILGFLYVCGPIAMTLSVIPAFGQLALKWLQNFLAVQLWGLTFVLLDTIYGFYAETAQAPNGLFSGLTNGPQQSVDDEKFMVMSVAFVLLYVMVPYLTSMFIGSSAVQSFVGSMVGSAVGAATAVAWVASPGGGGLSSAVGRALGNGSSRGGGGGHSASGGGSSSGGGGEGGESASSSASSGLPTITMSEALNPSYRQRTSGIWTK; encoded by the coding sequence ATGAGCATGCTGGCGATGGTAGCCTACGGCATCGACCCGGGCTTTTTGCGGGCCTGCGACCAGACCCTGCAGGTGGTGCTTACCGCCTGCCGCTTCATCACGCCCAGCCTGATGGGCATTGCCCTGCTCTACACCATTGGGCGCGGTTTTATTTCCGGTAGCGGCCTGGCCATGGACTGGGGGCCGATTATCAAGGCCACCTGGATATTCTTTCTGCTCTTCTTCTACCAGACGCTGGTAGATACCCTGGGCACGGGACTGGCCGCCTTTACGGCCATGTTCTCGACCGACAAGTCCGCGGCCGAAGCTATTCGGGACCTGACCACGCCGGCTTCGGTGGCCGCGGCGGCCCGCAACGACGCCATGGGCATTGGCGACATCGTGGCCGGCGCCAGCTCGCTGATGACCAGCATTTCCCAAACGCTGAGCTCATTCACGCTCTCGGGCATTCTGACGCGGCTGTTTACGGCCACGGCGGTGCTCATCATTCGCCACATCATGCAGTTTATCCAGCAGTTCATTCTGGGCTTCCTGTACGTGTGCGGGCCGATTGCCATGACCCTGTCGGTGATTCCGGCCTTCGGGCAGCTGGCCCTGAAGTGGCTGCAGAACTTCCTGGCCGTGCAGCTCTGGGGGCTCACGTTCGTGCTGCTCGATACCATCTACGGCTTCTACGCCGAGACGGCGCAGGCGCCTAACGGCCTGTTCAGCGGGCTCACTAATGGCCCGCAGCAGTCGGTAGATGACGAGAAGTTCATGGTGATGTCGGTGGCATTTGTGCTGCTCTACGTGATGGTGCCCTACCTCACGTCCATGTTCATCGGGTCTTCGGCCGTGCAAAGCTTCGTGGGCTCCATGGTCGGCTCGGCCGTGGGCGCCGCGACGGCCGTGGCCTGGGTAGCCTCACCCGGCGGCGGGGGCCTGTCGAGCGCCGTGGGCCGCGCCCTGGGCAACGGCAGCAGCCGCGGCGGGGGAGGAGGCCACAGCGCCAGCGGCGGAGGCAGTAGCAGCGGTGGCGGCGGCGAGGGAGGCGAGTCAGCTTCGTCCTCGGCTTCCTCCGGCCTGCCGACCATCACCATGTCGGAAGCCCTGAACCCGTCCTACCGCCAGCGGACCTCGGGCATCTGGACCAAATAA
- a CDS encoding TraG/VirB4 family ATPase: MTKKPKTAAFNAVMPVHSFEGDKVVFKDGRVAVGFRVEPAEMESWTSDDYEAFQTALVGVLRPLPVGTIVQKTDIYYDRPYREDKTQQTYFENKMNKHFFERLVLFQKSYLFLSFAPVAVKSPKTNAVNALVARAGEAVLKNPFAQLVHTLEEAESCAVEFIQGLKNLGGVTFERLASAEMHQLYLQYFNLNFDGQPTRQEREIGNDLGTFSVGEQKVNVLSMVGQGSDAYPAVRNSYGVTAPMLYPLTHILQCPHVLTQALLIQDTRAELSSLDTDRKLNASLSFLATQDNHLRAAEVEEFTAEVRAENKQIVGLHLSCVLWDTNDTSRRENVERATAAFRYMFGTESVVESYLALPVFFGLLPGNAWQVPDRWLTSTADRGACYTHWTATYKTDPVGEYLTDRFRNLVQVNLFNTALDNQNAIVIGPSGSGKSYTFGNLIVQRFEKGARQIIMDVGGTYRNVLQSLNGEDFDNTYFEYDPQRPIEFNPFVVPRDAAGKWLYNDEKTNFHLALLAALWKGGKDTALDKSERTILSRFLIEYYACLNESPRLNQKDEEFPGMESFYRFVEQYDQEMQKPVAQPGDGGEPDPLDGARRQYQKNLKYIDMHQFFLVLGQYITGGRYERVLNAKRDVDLSEYRLICFDLAKVQADPDLYPVVAMLITELSLDLFRKFPDDIKYIALDEAWTMLSGVLSEFIESMYRTIRKTNGSVTIITQGITEITSSKIGPAIINNSATKIILRHVNPDSLAQLQAPLGLTGHEMDLIKSVRSTEALREFFIKQGAKGKVFALEASPQLDAILTSKPVERNHLNKLVKFYQQTQQRPRTDKNGHVLLNAEGQIEYEPVRVQRLDYAVDQFVEDKQARKGALAR; encoded by the coding sequence ATGACCAAAAAGCCCAAAACGGCCGCGTTTAACGCCGTGATGCCCGTGCACAGCTTCGAGGGCGACAAGGTAGTCTTCAAGGACGGCCGCGTCGCGGTGGGCTTCCGCGTGGAGCCCGCCGAGATGGAAAGCTGGACCTCGGACGACTACGAAGCCTTCCAGACCGCGCTGGTAGGCGTGCTCCGGCCCCTGCCGGTGGGCACCATTGTGCAGAAAACCGACATCTACTACGACCGCCCCTACCGCGAGGACAAAACGCAGCAGACCTACTTCGAGAACAAGATGAACAAGCACTTCTTCGAGCGGCTGGTGCTGTTTCAGAAGTCGTACTTGTTCCTCTCCTTCGCCCCGGTAGCCGTCAAATCGCCCAAAACCAACGCGGTGAATGCCCTGGTGGCCCGCGCCGGCGAGGCCGTGCTCAAGAATCCGTTTGCCCAGCTCGTGCACACGCTCGAAGAGGCCGAAAGCTGCGCCGTGGAATTCATTCAGGGCCTCAAGAACCTGGGCGGCGTCACCTTCGAGCGGCTGGCCAGCGCGGAGATGCACCAGCTCTACCTGCAGTACTTCAACCTCAACTTCGACGGGCAGCCCACCCGGCAGGAGCGCGAGATTGGCAACGACCTGGGTACCTTCAGCGTGGGCGAGCAGAAAGTGAACGTGCTCTCGATGGTGGGGCAGGGCTCCGACGCTTACCCGGCCGTGCGCAACTCCTACGGGGTCACGGCACCGATGCTCTACCCGCTCACCCACATCCTGCAGTGCCCGCACGTGCTGACCCAGGCCCTGTTGATTCAGGATACCCGCGCCGAGCTCAGCTCGCTGGATACCGACCGCAAGCTCAACGCCTCCCTTTCGTTTCTGGCCACCCAGGACAACCACCTGCGCGCGGCCGAAGTCGAGGAGTTCACGGCGGAAGTGCGAGCCGAAAACAAGCAGATTGTGGGCCTGCACCTCTCGTGCGTGCTCTGGGACACGAACGACACCAGCCGACGCGAGAACGTGGAGCGGGCCACGGCAGCCTTCCGCTACATGTTCGGCACTGAGAGCGTGGTGGAAAGCTACCTGGCCCTGCCCGTGTTCTTTGGCCTGCTGCCCGGCAACGCCTGGCAAGTGCCGGACCGCTGGCTGACGAGCACCGCCGACCGCGGCGCCTGCTACACCCACTGGACGGCCACCTACAAAACCGACCCGGTAGGGGAGTACCTGACCGACCGGTTCCGCAACCTGGTGCAGGTAAACCTGTTCAACACGGCCCTGGACAACCAGAACGCCATTGTCATCGGCCCCTCGGGCTCGGGCAAGAGCTACACCTTCGGCAATTTGATTGTGCAGCGCTTCGAGAAGGGCGCCCGGCAAATCATCATGGACGTGGGCGGCACCTACCGCAACGTGCTGCAGTCGCTCAACGGCGAGGACTTCGATAACACCTACTTCGAGTACGACCCGCAGCGGCCCATCGAGTTCAACCCCTTTGTGGTGCCGCGCGACGCGGCGGGCAAGTGGCTCTACAACGACGAGAAAACCAACTTTCACCTGGCCCTGCTCGCGGCACTGTGGAAGGGTGGCAAGGACACGGCGCTGGACAAGTCGGAGCGCACCATTCTCTCGCGCTTTTTGATTGAGTACTACGCCTGCCTCAACGAAAGCCCACGCCTGAACCAGAAGGATGAGGAGTTTCCCGGCATGGAAAGCTTCTACCGCTTCGTGGAGCAGTACGACCAGGAAATGCAGAAGCCCGTGGCCCAGCCCGGCGACGGCGGGGAGCCCGACCCGCTGGATGGCGCCCGCCGGCAGTACCAGAAAAACCTGAAGTACATCGACATGCACCAGTTTTTCCTGGTGCTGGGTCAGTACATCACCGGCGGGCGCTACGAGCGGGTGCTCAACGCCAAACGCGACGTGGACCTGTCGGAGTACCGCCTCATCTGCTTTGACCTGGCGAAGGTGCAGGCCGACCCGGACCTCTACCCGGTGGTGGCCATGCTCATCACCGAGCTGAGCCTGGACCTGTTCCGCAAGTTTCCCGACGACATCAAGTACATCGCCCTCGACGAGGCCTGGACCATGCTCTCGGGCGTGCTCTCGGAATTCATTGAGTCAATGTACCGCACCATCCGCAAAACCAACGGCTCGGTCACCATCATCACCCAGGGTATCACCGAGATTACCAGCAGCAAAATCGGGCCGGCCATCATCAACAACTCGGCCACCAAGATTATCCTGCGCCACGTCAACCCCGACTCGCTGGCGCAGCTGCAAGCCCCGCTGGGCCTGACCGGCCACGAGATGGACCTGATTAAGTCGGTGCGTTCGACGGAGGCCCTGCGCGAGTTCTTCATCAAGCAGGGCGCCAAGGGGAAGGTATTTGCGCTGGAGGCCTCCCCGCAGCTCGATGCCATCCTGACGTCGAAACCCGTGGAGCGCAACCACCTCAACAAGCTGGTCAAGTTCTACCAGCAGACCCAGCAGCGGCCCCGCACCGACAAAAACGGCCACGTGCTGCTCAATGCCGAAGGGCAGATTGAGTACGAGCCGGTGCGCGTGCAGCGCCTAGACTACGCCGTCGACCAGTTCGTGGAAGATAAACAGGCCCGCAAAGGGGCCCTCGCCCGATGA